The Mesorhizobium koreense genome includes a window with the following:
- the phnK gene encoding phosphonate C-P lyase system protein PhnK, translated as MEGEALPLLSVRSMTKTYGDRIGCADVSFDVWPGEVMAVVGESGSGKTTLLNCISTRLEASSGTVSYRMRDGEMRDLLKMGEAERRFLQRTDWGFVHQNPADGLRMTVSAGANVGERLMAVGDRHYGRIRATATDWLGRVEIDADRIDDQPRAFSGGMRQRLQIARNLVTAPRLVFMDEPTGGLDVSVQARLLDLLRGLVHDLGLAVIIVTHDLAVARLLSHRMMVMKEGRVVEQGLTDRLLDDPQAPYTQLLVSSILQV; from the coding sequence ATGGAAGGCGAAGCGCTGCCGCTTCTGTCGGTGCGCTCCATGACGAAGACCTATGGAGACCGTATCGGCTGCGCCGATGTCAGCTTCGACGTGTGGCCAGGCGAGGTGATGGCCGTCGTCGGTGAATCCGGCTCCGGCAAGACGACGCTTCTCAACTGCATTTCGACCAGACTGGAAGCGAGCTCGGGCACAGTGTCCTACCGCATGCGCGACGGCGAGATGCGCGATCTCCTGAAGATGGGTGAAGCCGAGCGGCGTTTCCTGCAACGCACGGATTGGGGGTTTGTCCATCAAAACCCGGCGGACGGCCTGCGCATGACCGTTTCGGCCGGAGCCAATGTCGGCGAGCGGCTGATGGCCGTGGGCGACAGGCATTACGGCAGGATCCGTGCGACCGCCACGGACTGGCTCGGACGGGTCGAGATCGATGCCGACCGCATCGACGACCAGCCACGCGCCTTCTCGGGCGGCATGCGCCAGCGATTGCAGATCGCGCGCAATCTCGTGACCGCGCCGCGCCTTGTCTTCATGGACGAGCCGACCGGCGGCCTCGATGTCTCGGTACAGGCGCGGCTGCTCGACCTCCTGCGCGGCCTCGTCCACGATCTGGGCCTCGCCGTCATCATCGTCACGCACGACCTCGCCGTGGCACGCCTCCTGTCGCACCGGATGATGGTGATGAAGGAAGGCCGCGTCGTCGAGCAAGGGCTGACGGACCGTCTGCTCGACGATCCGCAGGCACCCTACACGCAACTCCTCGTTTCTTCGATCCTGCAGGTCTGA
- the phnF gene encoding phosphonate metabolism transcriptional regulator PhnF — protein MAGSAGLQRGAGVSLWRQIADRIRLGIAADLADQNGRLPPETELAERFGVNRHTVRAAISALAHEGVLQAAQGRGTYVRRQRRLVYPIGEKTRFSAGLEGQSHDLRSELLGHRSEAASTEVAEALDLQPGEETVRLEVLGSADGTPVSRATFWFGATRFPDIAGHFARTGSITEALTRSGIADYSRASTTVEARHADEADTRELRLSPGAIVLFTRAVNVDPDGSPIQYSLTRFAADRMTLLIQPHDGRERTIRVRGQADAPRLLRADRLGFCEARACHSRVIARC, from the coding sequence ATGGCAGGATCGGCCGGCTTGCAGCGAGGCGCGGGCGTGTCGCTGTGGCGGCAGATCGCCGATCGCATACGCCTGGGCATCGCGGCCGATCTCGCGGACCAGAACGGGCGGCTGCCGCCGGAAACCGAGCTTGCCGAGCGCTTCGGGGTCAATCGCCATACGGTCCGCGCGGCGATCTCGGCATTGGCGCATGAAGGCGTGCTCCAAGCCGCGCAGGGGAGGGGCACCTATGTGCGCAGGCAGAGGCGGCTGGTCTATCCGATCGGAGAAAAGACTCGGTTCTCCGCCGGGCTGGAAGGCCAGAGCCACGACCTCAGGAGCGAACTTCTTGGCCACCGAAGCGAGGCCGCATCGACGGAAGTCGCCGAGGCGCTTGACCTACAGCCGGGCGAGGAGACCGTTCGCCTCGAGGTCCTTGGAAGCGCCGACGGCACGCCCGTGTCCCGCGCCACCTTCTGGTTCGGCGCTACTCGGTTTCCCGACATTGCCGGACATTTCGCCCGGACCGGATCTATTACAGAAGCCCTGACGCGCTCGGGTATCGCCGACTACAGCCGTGCGTCCACGACCGTCGAGGCCCGTCATGCCGACGAGGCGGATACGCGGGAACTGCGATTGTCGCCCGGTGCCATCGTACTCTTCACGCGCGCGGTGAACGTCGATCCGGATGGCTCCCCGATCCAATACTCGCTGACCCGATTCGCAGCCGATCGCATGACGCTTTTGATCCAGCCCCACGACGGTCGGGAGCGGACGATCCGGGTTAGAGGGCAGGCTGACGCACCACGCCTCCTTAGGGCCGATCGTCTTGGCTTTTGCGAGGCCCGTGCCTGTCATTCGCGTGTCATCGCTCGCTGCTGA
- a CDS encoding DUF1045 domain-containing protein, with the protein MRYALYFTPPHDHPLTVACSCWLGRDAFTGRELAISGRSGLGSAELSNWTAEPRRYGFHATLVAPFRLGLDFSERDVLLAADTVADSCAPFALSLEIARLGNFLALVPSPSSAEVEALAHTAVDRFDLLRASLTDIEITRRNPERLSERQRAYLQRHGYPYVKEEFRFHMTLTGPVTKKEAERIEPVLHEILTPLLASPVEIDSVAVFTEPEPGAPFTVQSVHRLGAAESRKTA; encoded by the coding sequence ATGCGGTACGCGCTCTATTTCACGCCTCCTCACGACCATCCCTTGACCGTCGCGTGTTCCTGCTGGCTTGGCCGTGATGCCTTCACGGGGAGAGAACTCGCGATCTCCGGAAGGTCGGGCCTCGGTTCAGCGGAGCTTTCGAACTGGACCGCCGAGCCCCGCCGCTATGGCTTCCATGCCACGCTTGTCGCGCCGTTCCGGCTTGGCCTGGATTTTAGCGAACGGGACGTGCTTCTCGCGGCCGACACGGTCGCCGATAGCTGCGCGCCTTTCGCCCTGTCGCTTGAAATCGCGCGGCTGGGAAATTTCCTCGCTCTTGTACCTTCTCCTTCGAGCGCGGAGGTGGAGGCTCTCGCCCATACCGCCGTCGATCGTTTCGATCTGCTTCGCGCCTCGCTCACGGACATCGAGATCACACGCCGCAATCCCGAACGGCTGAGCGAGCGGCAGCGCGCCTACCTGCAACGCCATGGCTATCCCTATGTGAAGGAAGAATTCCGCTTCCACATGACGCTGACGGGTCCGGTCACAAAAAAGGAAGCCGAGCGTATCGAGCCGGTCCTGCACGAGATCCTCACCCCCCTGCTGGCCTCGCCGGTCGAAATCGACTCCGTCGCAGTCTTCACCGAGCCCGAACCCGGTGCGCCGTTCACGGTCCAAAGTGTCCATCGCCTTGGCGCGGCCGAAAGCAGAAAGACCGCCTGA
- a CDS encoding alpha-D-ribose 1-methylphosphonate 5-phosphate C-P-lyase PhnJ yields the protein MNAPTYNFAYLDDQTKRMIRRAILKAIAIPGYQVPFASREMPMPYGWGTGGVQVTASILGPLDVLKVIDQGADDTTNAVSIRKFFQRVAAVATTTRTADATIIQTRHRIPETPLSEGQVLVYQVPIPEPLRFLEPRETETRKMHALEEYGLMHVKLYEDIARNGHIATTYAYPVKVEGRYVMDPSPTPKFDNPKMHMSAALQLFGAGREKRIYALPPYTEVVSLDFEDHPFEVQRFEQSCALCGADGVYLDEVVLDDAGRRMFVCSDTDHCETRRAEGFRGELSGEAAQ from the coding sequence ATGAACGCGCCAACCTACAACTTCGCCTATCTGGACGATCAGACCAAACGCATGATCCGGCGCGCCATCCTGAAGGCGATCGCCATTCCCGGCTACCAGGTGCCCTTCGCCAGCCGCGAGATGCCTATGCCCTATGGCTGGGGCACGGGCGGCGTGCAGGTCACCGCCTCCATCCTCGGGCCGCTCGACGTGCTCAAGGTCATCGACCAGGGCGCCGACGATACGACCAATGCAGTGTCCATCCGAAAGTTCTTCCAGCGGGTCGCGGCAGTGGCGACGACGACGCGCACCGCCGACGCCACCATCATCCAAACCCGCCATCGCATCCCGGAAACCCCGCTCTCCGAAGGACAGGTGCTCGTCTATCAGGTGCCGATACCCGAACCCCTGCGTTTTCTCGAGCCACGCGAAACCGAGACACGCAAGATGCATGCGCTCGAGGAATACGGGCTGATGCATGTGAAGCTCTACGAGGACATCGCACGCAACGGCCATATCGCCACGACTTATGCCTATCCGGTGAAAGTCGAGGGCCGCTATGTCATGGATCCTTCGCCGACGCCGAAATTCGACAATCCGAAGATGCACATGTCGGCGGCACTGCAGCTCTTCGGAGCCGGCCGAGAGAAGCGTATCTATGCGCTACCGCCCTATACCGAAGTCGTCAGCCTCGATTTCGAGGACCATCCATTCGAGGTGCAGCGGTTCGAACAATCGTGCGCGCTGTGCGGCGCCGACGGGGTCTATCTAGACGAGGTCGTTCTCGACGATGCTGGCCGGCGCATGTTCGTCTGTTCCGACACCGACCACTGCGAGACGCGCCGCGCCGAAGGCTTCCGCGGCGAACTCTCCGGAGAGGCCGCGCAATGA
- the phnD gene encoding phosphonate ABC transporter substrate-binding protein, whose translation MNAIIKSAAVAAFALLLSGTAYAEEVNFGIISTESQQNLKPKWEPFLADMEKATGYEIKPFFASDYSGVIEGMRFGKVQLAWFGNKSAMEAVDRAGGEIFAQTVSVEGNPGYWSLIIAPKDSKLASIDDLLKCDKSLNFGLGDVNSTSGYLVPTTFIFAANKVDPKDCFKTVTNANHETNAMAVANGQLDAAANNTENMELIEKNQPNAYANIKVIWKSPLIPSDPLVWRKDLPQEMKDKIKNFILSYGTDKSSGDAAKERQILAELQWAPFKGSSDEQLLPIRVMELTKAIARLEADKNISDADKKAQIEKLEAEKTAYEQKLKSTQS comes from the coding sequence ATGAACGCCATCATAAAGAGCGCGGCGGTGGCCGCCTTTGCCCTCCTGCTGTCAGGCACGGCCTATGCGGAAGAAGTCAATTTCGGGATCATCTCGACCGAATCCCAGCAGAACTTGAAGCCGAAATGGGAGCCTTTCCTCGCCGACATGGAGAAGGCCACCGGCTATGAGATCAAGCCGTTCTTCGCTTCCGACTATTCCGGCGTGATCGAGGGCATGCGCTTCGGCAAGGTCCAGCTCGCATGGTTCGGCAACAAATCCGCCATGGAAGCGGTCGACCGCGCCGGCGGCGAGATCTTCGCGCAGACCGTCAGCGTCGAAGGCAATCCCGGCTACTGGTCGCTGATCATCGCGCCGAAGGACAGCAAGCTCGCTTCGATCGATGATCTCCTGAAGTGCGACAAGTCGCTTAATTTCGGCCTGGGCGACGTCAATTCGACGTCCGGTTATCTCGTTCCGACCACGTTCATCTTCGCCGCGAACAAGGTCGACCCGAAGGACTGCTTCAAGACGGTCACCAACGCCAACCATGAAACCAATGCGATGGCCGTCGCCAACGGCCAGCTCGACGCGGCCGCCAACAACACGGAAAACATGGAGCTGATCGAGAAGAACCAGCCCAACGCCTATGCCAACATCAAGGTGATCTGGAAGTCGCCTCTCATTCCGTCCGATCCGCTCGTCTGGCGCAAGGACCTTCCGCAGGAGATGAAGGACAAGATCAAGAACTTCATCCTGTCCTACGGCACCGACAAATCGTCGGGCGACGCCGCCAAGGAAAGGCAGATCCTTGCCGAGCTCCAGTGGGCCCCGTTCAAGGGATCGAGCGATGAGCAGCTTCTCCCGATCCGGGTCATGGAACTGACCAAGGCGATCGCAAGGCTCGAAGCCGACAAGAACATCTCGGATGCGGACAAGAAGGCCCAGATCGAGAAACTGGAAGCCGAGAAGACGGCATACGAACAGAAGCTCAAGTCGACGCAGAGCTGA
- a CDS encoding carbon-phosphorus lyase complex subunit PhnI, with amino-acid sequence MYVAVKGGEAAIDNAHRLLADRRRGDRSVPALTLDQITEQLALGVDRVMSEGSLYDRRLAALAIKQARGDLIEAIFLVRAYRTTLPRFGYAEPVETGQMLVERRISACYKDLPGGQLLGPTFDYTHRLLDEELDGDPEVETGRTREGTPEVVASVADILSTEGLIETNGDLSPAEPGDINQNPMEFPLSRAMRLQSLARGDEGFLLALGYSTQRGYARSHPFAGEIRIGEVEVETLVPELGFAVPLGRVQVTECQMVNQFKGSAKAPPQFTRGYGLVFGQSERKAMAMALCDRALRAEELGEDIVAPPQDQEFVISHCDNVQATGFVEHLKLPHYVDFQAELGLVRTMRAEHAARQADSRPDDVPAGEVQEAAE; translated from the coding sequence ATGTATGTCGCCGTCAAGGGTGGCGAAGCCGCCATCGACAACGCCCATCGCCTGCTGGCCGACCGCCGGCGCGGCGACCGCTCGGTTCCGGCTCTGACCCTCGACCAGATCACGGAGCAGCTTGCCCTCGGGGTAGACCGGGTGATGAGCGAAGGCTCCCTCTACGATCGCAGGCTGGCGGCGCTCGCCATCAAGCAAGCACGCGGCGACCTGATAGAGGCGATCTTTCTCGTCCGCGCCTATCGCACGACGCTGCCGCGCTTCGGCTATGCCGAGCCGGTCGAGACCGGGCAGATGCTGGTCGAGCGCCGCATCTCCGCCTGCTACAAGGACCTGCCCGGCGGGCAGTTGCTCGGCCCGACATTCGACTACACGCATCGCCTGCTCGATGAGGAGTTGGACGGCGATCCGGAAGTCGAGACTGGCAGGACGCGTGAAGGAACGCCCGAGGTGGTCGCGAGCGTCGCCGATATCCTCAGCACCGAGGGACTTATCGAGACCAACGGCGATCTCTCGCCAGCCGAACCAGGCGACATCAATCAGAATCCGATGGAATTTCCGCTGTCGCGCGCCATGCGGCTGCAGAGCCTCGCGCGTGGCGACGAGGGCTTCCTTCTGGCGCTCGGCTATTCGACGCAGCGCGGATACGCCCGCTCGCATCCCTTCGCCGGCGAAATCCGTATCGGCGAAGTCGAAGTCGAGACACTCGTCCCGGAACTTGGTTTCGCCGTGCCTCTCGGCCGCGTCCAGGTCACCGAATGCCAGATGGTGAACCAGTTCAAGGGCAGCGCCAAGGCGCCGCCTCAGTTCACGCGCGGCTACGGGCTGGTCTTCGGGCAATCGGAGCGCAAGGCGATGGCGATGGCGCTGTGCGACCGGGCGCTGCGGGCGGAAGAACTCGGCGAAGATATCGTAGCGCCGCCGCAGGACCAGGAATTCGTCATCTCCCATTGCGACAACGTGCAAGCGACCGGCTTCGTCGAGCATCTGAAGCTACCCCACTACGTGGATTTCCAGGCGGAACTCGGCCTCGTTCGCACGATGCGCGCCGAACATGCAGCGCGTCAGGCGGATAGCCGGCCCGATGATGTTCCGGCTGGCGAAGTGCAGGAGGCCGCCGAATGA
- the phnC gene encoding phosphonate ABC transporter ATP-binding protein codes for MTAISVRNLSKSFGKKRALDEVSIEIKRGEMVALIGASGSGKSTLIRHICGLETASAGRSNIEIFGKPIQDDGKLTIEAREIRSRVGVVFQQFNLVGRLSVLSNVLFGNLGRIPAWRGTLGWFTAEEKKAAREALARVGIPEVAWQRASTLSGGQQQRAAIARTLIQRSDILLADEPIASLDPSSARRVMEILAAVNRDQEITCVVSLHQVEYARRYCPRTIALRDGRIVFDGPSSELTNPMLVELYGSNSEELILPEAPMQPAKPKRAAPVGRAPAFA; via the coding sequence ATGACCGCCATCTCCGTCCGCAACCTGTCCAAGAGCTTCGGCAAGAAGCGGGCCCTGGACGAAGTGAGCATCGAGATAAAGCGGGGCGAGATGGTCGCGCTTATCGGTGCTTCCGGCTCCGGAAAGAGCACCTTGATCCGGCACATATGCGGACTTGAAACCGCCTCCGCCGGGCGCAGCAACATCGAGATTTTTGGAAAACCCATCCAGGACGATGGAAAGCTGACCATCGAGGCGCGTGAGATACGCAGCCGTGTCGGGGTCGTTTTCCAGCAGTTCAACCTCGTCGGCCGCCTTTCCGTGCTCTCCAATGTCCTGTTCGGCAATCTCGGCCGCATACCGGCCTGGCGAGGCACGCTCGGCTGGTTCACCGCCGAGGAGAAGAAGGCGGCGCGCGAGGCGCTGGCGCGTGTCGGTATCCCCGAAGTCGCCTGGCAGCGCGCATCGACCCTGTCGGGCGGCCAGCAGCAGCGTGCCGCGATCGCGCGGACGCTTATCCAGCGCTCCGACATCCTTCTCGCGGACGAGCCGATCGCCTCGCTCGATCCTTCTTCGGCCCGTCGCGTCATGGAGATCCTCGCCGCCGTCAATCGCGACCAGGAGATCACCTGCGTCGTGTCCCTGCACCAGGTCGAATACGCCCGCCGCTATTGCCCGCGCACGATCGCATTGCGGGACGGCCGTATCGTGTTCGACGGGCCGTCGTCGGAGCTCACGAACCCGATGCTGGTCGAACTCTACGGGTCCAATTCCGAGGAACTGATTTTGCCGGAAGCGCCGATGCAGCCGGCGAAACCGAAGCGCGCAGCGCCCGTGGGCCGCGCTCCGGCCTTTGCGTAG
- the phnG gene encoding phosphonate C-P lyase system protein PhnG has protein sequence MTTAETIAARKDRMGVLARSTNARLQERWSVLGIDPDYGLLRGPEFGLVMLRGRIGGTGEAFNIGEATVTRASVKLEDGAVGHAMMLGREPAKAELSAVIDAVCHDAGMAARIDQDLIESIRLELQASDETRRSQTAATRVDFFTMVRGED, from the coding sequence ATGACTACAGCCGAAACCATCGCCGCGAGAAAAGACCGCATGGGTGTCCTGGCGCGCAGCACCAATGCCAGATTGCAGGAACGCTGGTCGGTACTCGGCATCGATCCCGACTATGGACTGCTACGCGGACCGGAGTTCGGCCTTGTCATGCTGCGCGGCCGTATCGGCGGTACAGGTGAAGCCTTCAATATCGGCGAGGCGACCGTCACACGCGCCAGCGTGAAACTGGAGGACGGAGCCGTCGGCCACGCGATGATGCTGGGACGCGAGCCCGCCAAGGCCGAATTGTCCGCCGTCATCGACGCGGTGTGCCACGACGCGGGCATGGCCGCCCGCATCGACCAGGACCTGATCGAGTCGATCAGGCTGGAACTACAGGCCTCCGACGAGACGCGCCGCAGCCAGACCGCGGCGACGCGTGTCGATTTCTTCACCATGGTCCGGGGAGAAGATTGA
- the phnE gene encoding phosphonate ABC transporter, permease protein PhnE produces MTDTSNTASIRPAPVEIEPNRTRSRGTTICWIALAVLLAWSWGPAEMSNWPHLFSDSGNMAQYAREFSHPDFSDWRYYAQEMIVTLQIALWGTFLAAAFAVPLGVLSARNMAPWYVVQPVRRVMDACRSIHELVFAVLFVVAVGLGPFAGVMALFVHTTGIFAKLFSEAVEAIDARPVEAIRSTGASRIQEVLFGVVPQVMPLWISFTLYRFESNVRAATVLGVIGAGGIGQVLFESIRGFYYPQASAMLIIMLVTVSVLDFLSQQMRKLFL; encoded by the coding sequence ATGACCGACACCAGCAACACAGCATCCATCAGGCCGGCTCCGGTCGAAATCGAGCCCAACCGGACGCGAAGCAGGGGGACGACGATATGCTGGATCGCGCTCGCGGTTCTCCTGGCATGGAGCTGGGGCCCGGCCGAGATGTCGAACTGGCCCCATTTGTTCTCCGACAGCGGGAACATGGCGCAATATGCCAGGGAGTTCTCGCATCCGGATTTTTCCGACTGGCGCTATTACGCCCAAGAGATGATCGTGACGCTCCAGATCGCGCTCTGGGGCACGTTTCTCGCCGCCGCGTTCGCGGTGCCTCTCGGCGTCCTCTCGGCGCGAAACATGGCGCCCTGGTACGTCGTTCAGCCGGTACGCCGCGTCATGGACGCATGCCGTTCGATCCACGAACTGGTCTTTGCCGTGCTCTTCGTCGTGGCGGTCGGCCTCGGCCCGTTCGCCGGCGTTATGGCGCTGTTCGTCCATACCACCGGAATCTTCGCCAAGCTGTTTTCCGAAGCAGTCGAAGCCATCGATGCGCGACCGGTCGAGGCCATCCGCTCGACGGGCGCTTCGCGGATTCAGGAGGTCCTGTTCGGCGTGGTGCCGCAAGTCATGCCGCTTTGGATCTCCTTCACACTCTACCGTTTCGAATCCAACGTGCGCGCCGCCACGGTGCTGGGCGTCATCGGTGCGGGAGGCATCGGCCAGGTCCTGTTCGAATCCATCCGTGGATTCTATTACCCGCAGGCATCGGCGATGCTCATCATCATGCTGGTGACGGTCTCCGTGCTCGATTTCCTGTCACAGCAAATGCGCAAGCTGTTCCTGTGA
- a CDS encoding UDP-2,3-diacylglucosamine diphosphatase, translating into MIDNRSSDSEEPGQSNRYRSLFISDLHLGTKGAQAEALLEFLREHDAETIYLVGDIVDGWRLRSSWYWPQAHNDVIQKLLRKARKGARIVYVPGNHDEFLREFCGLHFGDIEIAETTMHDAADGRRYLVMHGDTFDLVVRHARWLAFLGDWAYVAALALSTRINIVRRRLGFTYWSLSAWAKARVKNAVSFIGRFEETLAAEAKRHGVDGVICGHIHSAAMRDFGGSTYINTGDWVESCTAVVEHRDGRMEIIRWQEFSRVLNASRTPSMALPWRRAA; encoded by the coding sequence ATGATCGATAACCGCTCAAGTGATTCGGAAGAGCCCGGGCAGTCCAATCGGTACCGGAGCCTCTTCATCTCCGACCTGCATCTGGGCACGAAGGGCGCACAGGCGGAAGCTCTTCTGGAGTTCCTGCGCGAGCACGATGCCGAGACGATCTACCTCGTCGGCGATATCGTCGACGGGTGGCGGTTGCGCTCTTCCTGGTACTGGCCACAGGCGCACAATGACGTCATCCAGAAGCTCCTGCGCAAGGCGCGAAAGGGTGCTCGCATCGTTTATGTGCCAGGCAACCATGATGAGTTCCTGCGCGAATTCTGCGGCCTGCATTTCGGGGATATCGAGATCGCCGAAACCACCATGCATGACGCCGCCGACGGAAGGCGCTACCTCGTCATGCATGGCGACACGTTCGACCTCGTCGTGCGCCATGCAAGATGGTTGGCGTTCCTCGGCGATTGGGCCTACGTGGCCGCGCTCGCCTTGTCGACGCGCATCAACATCGTCCGACGCCGACTGGGTTTCACCTATTGGTCGTTGTCGGCATGGGCAAAAGCCAGGGTGAAAAACGCGGTAAGCTTTATCGGCCGCTTCGAGGAAACGCTTGCCGCCGAGGCGAAACGGCACGGTGTCGACGGCGTCATCTGTGGACACATCCATTCCGCCGCCATGCGCGATTTCGGCGGCTCCACCTACATCAACACCGGGGATTGGGTAGAGAGCTGCACCGCCGTCGTCGAGCATCGCGACGGCCGCATGGAGATCATCCGCTGGCAGGAGTTCAGTCGCGTTCTCAATGCAAGCCGGACGCCATCAATGGCGCTGCCCTGGCGACGAGCGGCATGA
- a CDS encoding DapH/DapD/GlmU-related protein — MARLSETPVIHPTALVEDCRLGRYTEVAEGGRLFDTELGDYSYVMENCQSWCVTIGKFANIAASVRINATHHPMSRPTLHHITYRASDYFDDAEHETEFFAARRARRVFIGHDTWIGHGATLLPGVTIGDGAVVGAGAVVTRDVAPYTIVGGVPARFIRERFPARIAGRMRKLAWWDWPHARLRFALDDFRKLGAEEFLEKYEDAEWPISAVECHETDIAPTTELHPATLGS, encoded by the coding sequence ATGGCTCGCTTGTCCGAAACCCCCGTCATCCATCCGACCGCTTTGGTCGAGGATTGCCGGCTCGGCCGATACACAGAGGTGGCGGAAGGCGGCCGCCTCTTCGATACAGAACTCGGCGACTATTCCTATGTGATGGAGAATTGCCAGAGCTGGTGCGTCACCATCGGCAAGTTCGCCAACATAGCGGCTTCGGTGCGCATCAACGCCACGCACCATCCGATGTCACGCCCGACGCTGCATCACATCACCTATCGGGCGTCCGACTATTTCGATGATGCCGAGCATGAGACGGAGTTCTTCGCGGCACGGCGCGCGCGGCGCGTGTTCATCGGCCATGACACCTGGATCGGCCATGGTGCGACATTGCTCCCCGGCGTCACGATTGGCGATGGCGCAGTGGTCGGCGCGGGTGCCGTCGTCACCAGGGATGTCGCGCCCTACACGATTGTCGGCGGCGTGCCGGCCAGATTCATCCGCGAGCGTTTCCCGGCCCGGATCGCAGGGCGCATGCGCAAGCTTGCCTGGTGGGACTGGCCGCATGCCCGCCTGCGCTTCGCACTCGACGATTTTCGCAAGCTGGGTGCCGAAGAGTTTCTGGAGAAATACGAAGACGCCGAATGGCCGATCTCCGCTGTGGAATGTCACGAAACTGACATCGCTCCGACAACTGAGCTTCATCCGGCAACCCTAGGCTCATGA
- the phnH gene encoding phosphonate C-P lyase system protein PhnH: MLAEANALEGGFSNPVLDAQSVFRALMDAMARPGSVARMDARVTPPAPLDRAAGAIACTLIDADTPYWLDGPLDGEALRSWLAFHTGARSTASMSEAAFALVADPSSMPPFERFAQGLQEYPDRSATLVLQLEGLDGGAPLTFRGPGIKDRVTIAPRGLPVDFAEQWHANHKRFPCGLDLILTAGNALACLPRSARLVPAEG; this comes from the coding sequence ATGCTTGCCGAGGCGAATGCGCTCGAGGGCGGCTTTTCCAATCCGGTGCTCGACGCACAATCGGTGTTCCGGGCCTTGATGGATGCCATGGCGAGGCCGGGCAGCGTCGCGCGCATGGATGCAAGGGTGACTCCGCCGGCGCCGCTGGATCGCGCGGCGGGCGCCATCGCCTGCACGCTGATCGATGCCGACACGCCATACTGGCTGGATGGCCCGCTCGACGGCGAAGCGCTGAGATCGTGGCTGGCCTTTCATACTGGGGCGCGCTCAACGGCTTCGATGTCCGAGGCTGCCTTCGCACTGGTTGCCGATCCCTCATCCATGCCTCCGTTCGAGCGCTTCGCCCAGGGATTGCAGGAATATCCGGATCGCTCCGCCACGCTGGTGCTACAGCTTGAAGGTCTTGATGGCGGTGCGCCCCTGACCTTCCGGGGACCGGGCATCAAGGACCGGGTGACGATCGCGCCTCGCGGATTGCCCGTTGATTTCGCCGAGCAGTGGCACGCCAACCATAAGCGCTTTCCTTGCGGCCTGGACCTCATTCTCACGGCGGGAAATGCGCTCGCTTGCCTGCCGCGCTCGGCGCGGCTGGTCCCGGCGGAGGGCTGA
- the phnL gene encoding phosphonate C-P lyase system protein PhnL, giving the protein MPAALVVSGLAKSFIMHLRGGVELPVIARAAFSLHSGTCSVLGGPSGVGKSSILKMLYGNYAASAGRILVRHRGREVDLATAEPRAILEIRRETIGYVSQFLRVVPRVGTLDIVAEPLVERGVDRRKAIKRAGELLSRLNLPERLWALPPTTFSGGEQQRVNIARGFITDHPVLLLDEPTASLDAVNRTVVVDMITEKKRSGAALLGIFHDAEIRNAVADVIVDVTSFAPTAKAA; this is encoded by the coding sequence ATGCCCGCCGCACTCGTCGTTTCCGGCCTCGCAAAATCCTTCATCATGCATCTGCGCGGCGGCGTCGAACTGCCGGTCATCGCGCGCGCGGCTTTCTCGCTGCATTCCGGAACCTGCTCCGTGCTCGGGGGTCCGTCCGGTGTCGGCAAGAGCTCCATCCTCAAGATGCTCTACGGCAATTACGCCGCCAGCGCTGGTAGGATCCTGGTGCGTCATCGCGGCCGCGAGGTCGATCTGGCCACCGCCGAGCCTCGCGCAATCCTCGAAATACGGCGCGAGACGATCGGCTATGTCAGCCAGTTCCTGCGCGTGGTGCCGCGTGTCGGAACGCTCGATATCGTCGCCGAGCCGCTTGTCGAACGCGGCGTAGACCGGCGGAAAGCCATCAAGCGCGCGGGCGAACTACTTTCACGGCTGAACCTTCCCGAGCGTCTGTGGGCGCTGCCGCCCACCACTTTCTCCGGCGGCGAGCAGCAGCGCGTCAACATCGCGCGCGGCTTCATCACCGATCACCCGGTCCTCCTGCTCGACGAGCCGACGGCATCGCTGGACGCGGTCAACCGGACCGTAGTGGTCGACATGATCACGGAGAAGAAGCGCTCCGGCGCGGCCCTGCTCGGCATCTTCCACGACGCCGAAATCCGCAACGCGGTGGCCGACGTGATCGTCGACGTAACCAGCTTCGCGCCAACGGCAAAGGCAGCATGA